From the genome of Perca flavescens isolate YP-PL-M2 chromosome 12, PFLA_1.0, whole genome shotgun sequence, one region includes:
- the atp6v1h gene encoding V-type proton ATPase subunit H, whose product MDIRGAVDAAVPTNIIAAKAAEVRANLVNWQSYLQSQMISVEDCEFIKKFEVANSEEKQVILTNEGHQCAKTFLNLMAHISKEQTVQYILTLIDDTLQENHQRVNIFFDYAKKTKNTAWSYFLPMLNRQDLFTVHMAARIIAKLAAWGRDLMEGSDLNYYFNWIKSQLSSQNLHGTGPETGSGAGTISPSESSQYVQCVAGCLQLMLRVNEYRFAWVEADGVNCITAVLSNKCGFQLQYQMIFCVWLLAFSPQLCEQLRRYNVVPALSDILQESVKEKVTRIILAAFRNLLEKSAEKETRQEYALAMIQCKVLKQLENLEQQKYDDEDITEDIKFLLEMLGESVQDLSSFDEYSSELKSGRLEWSPVHKSEKFWRENAVRLNEKNYELLKILTRLLEVSDDPQVIAVAAHDIGEYVRHYPRGKRVIEQLGGKQLVMNHMHHEDQLVRYNALLAVQKLMVHNWEYLGRQLQSTDQQQAPVVAARS is encoded by the exons ATGGATATCCGCGGGGCAGTGGACGCTGCAGTCCCCACCAACATCATTGCTGCAAAGGCAGCTGAGGTGCGGGCCAATCTGGTCAACTGGCAGTCCTACCTGCA GAGTCAGATGATCTCAGTAGAGGACTGTGAATTCATCAAGAAATTTGAGGTGGCCAACTCTGAGGAGAAACAGGTCATTCTGACCAATGAAGGACATCAG TGTGCAAAGACCTTTCTGAACCTGATGGCACACATCTCCAAGGAGCAGACAGTCCAGTACATCCTGACTCTGATTGATGACACTCTGCAG GAGAACCATCAGCGGGTCAACATCTTCTTTGACTACGCCAAAAAGACAAAGAACACCGCCTGGTCCTACTTCCTTCCCATGCTGAACCGTCAGGACCTTTTTACTGTCCACATG GCGGCGAGGATCATCGCTAAGCTGGCTGCCTGGGGCCGTGATCTGATGGAGGGAAGTGATCTGAACTACTACTTCAACTGGATCAAAAGCCAACTCAGTTCACAG AACCTACATGGTACAGGTCCAGAAACAGGCTCAGGAGCAGGAACTATTTCCCCCAGTGAA AGCTCTCAGTACGTCCAGTGTGTGGCTGGGTGCCTGCAGCTGATGCTGAGGGTGAATGAGTATAGGTTTGCCTGGGTGGAGGCTGATGGAGTCAACTG caTCACAGCGGTGCTGAGCAACAAGTGTGGCTTCCAGCTCCAGTACCAGATGATCTTCTGTGTTTGGCTCCTGGCCTTCAGTCCTCAGCTCTGTGAGCAGTTGAGACGCTACAACGTAGTGCCAGCCCTGTCGGACATCCTTCAGGAGTCTGTCAAGGAGAAGGTCACTCGAATCATTCTGGCTGCCTTCAGG AATCTTCTGGAGAAGTCAGCAGAGAAGGAGACTCGTCAGGAGTACGCCCTGGCCATGATTCAGTGCAAGGTGCTAAAGCAACTTGAGAACCTCGAGCAGCAGAAATATGACGACGAGGACATCACCGAGGACATTAAATTCCTGCTGGAGATGCTGGGAGAGAGCGTACAGGATCTCAG CTCATTTGATGAGTACAGCTCTGAACTTAAGTCTGGCCGCCTGGAATGGAGTCCTGTGCACAAGTCTGAGAAGTTCTGGCGTGAGAACGCCGTCCGCCTGAACGAAAAGAACTACGAGCTCCTCAA GATCTTGACAAGGCTTTTGGAAGTGTCTGATGATCCTCAAGTCATAGCAGTGGCAGCTCACGACATCGGAGAGTATGTGCGGCATTACCCACGTGGCAAACG GGTGATTGAGCAGCTGGGTGGAAAACAGCTAGTGATGAATCATATGCACCACGAGGACCAGCTCGTCCGTTACAACGCCCTGTTGGCTGTGCAGAAGCTCATGGTCCACAACTG